The window TGCAAAATAACTCAGGTTAGCTCAGAACAAATTTCAAGTGCAGACACGTCCTTACAAAAAGACATATACACACCTCATCTCAGTcagtgaatatttttatttaatgtgaTTTCTCACATTAAATTAAGTGCTtttgatgatgctttggagaaATTAACAAATGCTTTTGTAACTTGGCAGTGATTTGTTTAGTAGCATAACTTCCTTATATGATGAAGTAATTTCATTGGCACATTTATTACAAGGAAATACGATCTCATTGATAGGTAAATTATATTTGTCTACATGTTCAACTCTGCAGTACGGAATACTTCATTgcttccaaaaacttcctgaataGCATAGTACCACTGTAATTTTTCTGAATTGTCCTTTTAAAGTTCTTTTCATTTGCCCTTGTAATAATTATACTTTACAATTACATTGTAGCTATGTAGTTTTTTTATATCATGCCCATcactggtatctgagcacctgtaGAATACTTTCCAGCTGTAGATTTCAGATGTCTACAAAGCATTTTTatccacattttatagatggaaaaactgaggcagagagaggttgaAGAAACAAATCAACTTTTTTGTTATAGGCCATTATTCTGGAATCAAGAAAAATTGCAAGTCATTTGGATACTTTCCTGTGCAAGGCCTGAGGGGAGTCAGGGAGGGCATGTGAGTTTACATTTATATTTCACCACTGCTGTGTAGTTCACTTGCCCACTGACAATGCTGTATCGCTCTAGtggattttgctttttaaatttatgattacaggcctgattctgcattctTTGTGCACCTGAATCTTCCATTGGATTCACTAGAAGATACAAGAGATTGGACTCAAAGGCCATCAATGAATCTCATGACCAAGTGTGTGAGATGGACTGTACCCGCATATTCACCCCTTGCACACTATTTTAATAATCTTTGTGCAAAGAATGCCttataaggtatcatttgaaaatgcataaTTTTCTGGTcgttattgtcctggtaaaataggTGTGGCAACATGTAAAGTTGTATGGTGTTACTAAcacatgttccaagtctggggagtggccaaaccagtttatcagagacaaagggcatgctgacacctcagccaggtgtagaCAAGGCTGATGAACCATTACCAGCTAactggccattctttggcaggaaagtgGGCTTGGGTgaaaaattctacattttaacaaagaaacagcatgggGTTCCTGTCCACACAGACTGCCTGAGACTGCCTGTTGCCAGGCTCTCAGCTGGAGATGCTTCTGAAAGTGGAGAGAGGACTATAAAAATGAAAGGGGAGGCACCCCTCTCTTTCTGTCCACTGCATCCACGGCACTGACAGGACAAAAGCAGCGGTGTTGGACTCAGGGAGGGGACCCTGATGTAAGAGGTTGGCCAGTAATCTgctaaagcatgtggtgagaaaactttgctttgaatttaacacaGTTGAAGTTAGGCACTAgttgcattttctctttttttaacttgtaaccatttctggctttcatgcctcattacttgtactcatttaaaatctctctctgtagttaataaacttattttatttcaaCCCAGTGTGCCTGAATTGATGTGTCTGGGAAACGCTATTTGGGGTAACTAGGCATGTACAGCATTTCTATTAATTAAACAACGGAGTTTATATAAACTTGTATTGGCCAGGAAAGAGCTGGATATACGTTTCTGAAGGAAAATCTAAaagtgggagtgtgttggggggagtgtcaccctgcagtataaacAAGGCTAATAAGAGCCAATACATGACTGGCtgcctgcagcacacacagacatagctgggagggACTTACATGCTGCAGCATAGGCATGGGAAGtagggatgctgcagcacccccagattTTATGCGAGGTCCTGGCTCCTGGCCTCACTCCAGGCTAtggccagggtcccggctgctggccacGCTCACGGCAGCACATGcaggggtcctggctgctggccctgcacgCGGGGTTCTGGTACTGGCCCCGCACCTGCCTCCAGCCTTGGCTCCTAATCCCTGTCCATGTCCCCCCTTCCTGGAGACACGGCCCTACTCTTGGCCtcagctgggagtgggggtgggggtgttggcacgagataaaaagtttggggataGTTTTGCTGGGTTTCAGCACCCCCCCACTATAAAAAGCATTCCAGTGCCACTGTGCAGCAGGCTGTTTATGAGCAGTCTAGACTGGAAGTTACAGCAGCGAAGTAGTGTAAAAGGTAGGCGGAACAGCTACtcactagtctggattgtacccttgGTGTGTCACTTTCAAgttctcagcctttcctcagAAAGGAAGCTCACACAGGCTTGATGCTCAATAATGACCTTTTCTGCCAACAGGAAGTTTCAAAGCATGCACCTTAGAAAAAAGGGTGGAAGAGAAAAAACACTGACTCAGGATGACAATTTCCATGTAATCATTTCCACACTGGCCTTTGGATCCAATGCAAATCAGCAAGAGCCTAGCCCTTTGAGCCATTCTTCTCCATGCAAAGCAGTCACTGGACCAGGGGGCATGTCTTGAAACAGTTCTTGTTCCATGAAGCCCAGAGTGGAGATGCAGGTCCCTTCTTAAAGTTAATGGGCCAGATGCTCCAATACAATCCAGCTCCTTTGTGCCTCTCAGGTGGTGCAAAGGAGATGGATTCTGGCTGTAAGTggccagctgagaattccccAGGTAAGAGGGGAATGCCTTGCTGGCATAAAGGTAGCCAAGCAGGCTCCTGCTGGAGATAGCAGGCATGTTGGAGGTGAGGAGGGACCCCTATATCAGTGACTTAAGTTAAAGCAGCCTACCATCCTCTGAGCCAAGAGGTGCTCATCTGCAGAGGAGAATTTGGTCTAGATGATTTTTGCCTCTGCAGATGCTGAAGAGAACAGGCTGATGAACTCTCGAGCGGATGAGACCCTCTTTCCCTCTATGAACTGAGAAGAACCAAAACCTGCTGTTTTGGGAGCCAGAGATGGGGCCATGAGAGAGGGATGGAAGAAGGCAGTGCTCACTTCATTGCTCTCCCTAACCCTGCAGAAGCCCCCGCCATGAAAACTCTGCAGGTGCATGGATTCATAGGATGAGGGAGGGTTGGCTGTGCTCCGTAGAATTAGCCTCATCTAAACCCACCGGACAAGCCAGTGCAAAGTACTGCTGATCGAGTGGCCACTCTTTCATGAGTTTCCCTTTTCTGCTGTGACACCCACCAAGAGACGGGTTCTGTGGGTGCTTAGCTATGCTACTGAGGGGGCCACAGGCATCTGAGGGTTAGGGCAGAATGTAATGTGAATGCACAAGGGCTCCAGACAATCCCATCTCAAGGGGACCGGGTCTGCGTGTTCTGTTGGCTGAACTGTCTGACTCTTCTGTGAGGAGAAAACCAGATCTATACGTAGTTGTAAAATTAGTTGCAAGCTTCTAGAAGATGACTAAGGCCCCGAAAATATTAGGAGCATAAAGCTGCTGATAGGCAAACATGGGGTCAAATACCCAATTGGCTTAATggagaacagggacttgaaccaggtCTTCTGCTTGCTACACAAGGGAACCTAAGcagtgggctatgggatattctagTGTGTCTTGTTCTCAAGCTatcctgttaaagctgttccatCGTGTATAAATAATTAGCTATGCCTCAGCACCAAGACTGGCCTCTGGGCCTCCTACATCCCTGAACCACCAGCATACAGAGTCAATGTCATTCTTTTGCACCCTCTGACTATTATTCCCACAAACCCTGGTTTTAAATCCTGGCTGGTCTGGCTTAGCCCTGCAACCTCCTGAAGTAAATCATGTGCCGGATGGGTCACTATGCACAGGTCTATTGCCTGAGATCTTGAAACACGCATTAAGGAGGCCATGGCACATTTTCCAAAGCAATGCTCTGCTCTGGCATCTTTGGCCAAAattccccagcccaccctgttgTCCAGAGTGCTGGATGCAGGTAGTACTCTTGTCTGCTGCTTTCTAACCCCACTATAGCACCATTTCAGCAATGAGGCTGCACAACATATCTAGTTTGTGAAGCCCTTGGGATACAGAGTCATATACAATATTATTATATTTATAAACACATTCTTAGCTGGTCTACAATAAGCATAATTAACTTTGGCCTGATGGACTTAGGAACAATGCAGGTGGGACCTCTAGGGACTTCATAAGTGAAGGGGGGGACTGGAGAAAATGATGTATTAGGGCTACACCTTCTGACAATTCATGTAGTGGATTTGGTTGGCTCTGGAGCAGGTGTCTCTATTCTTGTGGGAGAGGAAAAATATTTACTATCAGATTTGTAAGGCAGGAAGAGGAACTGAAGATGGTAGAAATGTTGTTCCCAGAAAGAAAGTTAACTGAAGGCTCTTGTCTAGCAGAGATTCACTGCATTAATATCTCTGGAGTTAGGGTCTGAATAAACTTTCCTCCTCACAGCTGCAGATGAGAGATAGATGGATTGGTAGGCTAGCTTTCCTCTAAAAGACAGGACTATAAACCAGTCCAATGACAATTCAAGAACTtgacatttttttaataaatatacatCTCTCAGGTACCAAAATAATTATAAACaaaatatacaatatatacaTGATATACAACCGCTAAAAGTGAAGCAATCATGCCACATATATAGGGAAATACACTGTTTCCAATGCACACAGTTAACATTATTGCTACCTTTCCCATAGAAGCTGAGAGGTCATTCTTTTGTTTCAATTCCTCTCTCTGCATTACAGTACGAAGAACAGCTGAGGTCAGTCATTAGGAGTGATTATAATCAGCCCAACAGAAATCTATGCAATTTCTTCCAGCGGATGGGATACTCATGTGAACCTGTCCAGCCATGTAGGGGGAAGCAACTCCACAGAAAAACTCACTAGTCATCTCTCAAATGCATTCTTTCACCCAAAATGAATATTCAGGTGGATCCAGTAGTCTGTTGTCCTCATACTGTTCATACATTTTGACAACCAGTTATGGATTAACTGGCACAAATAAACAGAGTTCTACTGATGTTACACATCCAACTCCTGTTAGTAAAAGTATGGGTCGGAATGTGAAACCTGCTGTTATAATGATGTAGTCCATGGTGTGCAGTGTagtatttcaacttttttttcacattttattatttttttaagaaaatatgtCAGCTTCCTATACATATATATAGTCATGTCCTTTATGAGAAACCTCTTCTTCAAAACGCCAACTGTTGTCCTCCAATAACACAGTCATCATACATtatctggaaggaaaaaaaatatatatatataggttaaTGCAAAGTTCTACAAGTAGCACTCAAGTTCACCTTGGGGAatatcaggccaaattctgcttgcctTGACTTCAACAACACTGCTCACAagagtaaggcaagcaggatgtGAAATGATCTCTTTAGTAGTATtcaataataaatgataatataGATTCTTAAGCGGAAAAAATTTGAAAGTCATGTGGAGAAATATATACTTGAGaaggaaacaaaccaaaaccttgCATCACAAAAATGCGGTAGATAAACTAGCTATCTCCAATAGAAGACTATGGAGAGAGAGGCACATACTGTGACACTAGTTTTAGCAACCTTCTTTCccttatatatttatatatgccATTTGTGTGCTTTTATATTTGAATTTCTAATGCTCATTCAATAAAATCCTGATAACAGAGTGCTAGATTTCATGTTCCTTAAATGAACAAATTTCTCTTTGAAATAATGGGGTAACATTAGAAGAAGGTTTGCTTCATTTACACCTGCAAAAATTGGCCCAGAGAAAGAGGAAAAGTTGTCTAATTTACACTTGGATTTTGTAAGTAAATGTTATAGAATAGCTCTGGGTGTCCAATGCTTGGGTCTTGTACTGTATTCCCAATGCTTGCTATTTAAATTTTTTAGTTTACTTTGAGTTTGTAGGTGAATTATATGTAATACAGTTAATAGGCCATTAAAGCATCAGGAAAAAACGCAACCTAAGAGTTGTGTGCGTGTTTCCCCAACAACTTTAATGGGAGCCATGTAGATGCATATAAGGGAAAAATGTAGTCCTTCCTTATATAAAAGGGTGAAAATAACTACTTACTTCATCCTCTGTGAATTCTGATTCTGATTCACAGCTCTCCTCATCCTCACTTTCTGGTAGCATCTGTAGGTCAGCCGTGGTTAAGTGCTTCAGCTGTTCCTGTATGCTGAAGCTGTCTCTTCCCCACGTGAGCTGGTATGGAGAATAGCCCTGGTAGGTCACTTTGTTCACATCAGCCCCATGTTTTACCAGAAGCGATACCAGTTCTGAATTCTGCAGGTCTACAGCTAAGTGGAGGGCAGTTCTGCCATTACAAGGCTCCtggttagtaaaaataaaacaggccATTTAATGTCAGGATAGTTAGGCTTGGTACTACCAAAACTGTACATTCCTACTCTAGCACTATCATGTTTGGATAAACAAAGAGCTTCAAATACACACCTGAGCATTGACATCTGCTCCCAAGGACAGCAAATATTCTACTATAGCCAGATACCCATGAATAGATGCCAAATGGAGACATGTGTGCCCTGTAGAACAAGAACATAGGTAAAAATTAAGTACTTCTGCTCTAATGCATTATCAGTCACATTAGCCTAAACACTCTTCTAACACACTATCATATCTTCAGTTTGAAATACAATCACCATTATCCAAACTGAATGTAAATTGTCCTATATGAACTTTATACTGTACATGGATGATCAGATAAATTAAAAGGCATCTTTATTTCTTAGATGCTATGTCTTTTTTTCCCACCCAGTGTTAAACTGGAACttgttttaacaaaaagaaacagaaaaatgtaaaaatgtctacaccaaaaaaaccccaaataaatagCTAAACAGTGCTACCTAAAAACCAGAGGATAAAGTTGAAGAGCGTGAGAGCCTGAGTAAAGCGCTGGCAGTTAGGAGGCTGGGACTTATTCAGCTTCAGCACTGACTGCAGTATGATTTCAGGAAAGTCACTTTACTGCTAGGCCTCAacctccccatctgtgaaatgggaatgatGCTTATCCTCCCTTATAAAGCTCTCTGAGATCTATGTCACAAAAGCACGAGATGCTAAGAATTATATTTATGCATACCGTTATAGTTGGCAGACTGTAGGACTGAATATAGGTGGTGCTGCGGGCAGTACTGAGTGAGGATGCCGACAGCTCTGAGAGAGCCCTGCTCACAGGCAATATGAAGTGGTGTATTTCCTCGGAAGTCTCTGATCTCTGGGTCACATCCGGCCTTGAGAAGAATCTCAGCAATTTCAGCCTGATCTGTGATTACTGCCAGGTGAAGTGGAgtctacaataaaaaaaaaagaaaaacaaaactattgTAAAGTACATTACAAACAGGAAATACATTAGAGACAGCATCTGAACACACAGCCCTTCAACCACTTGGTTATTCTAGCTCAGCTTCTTAAAAATAACA of the Eretmochelys imbricata isolate rEreImb1 chromosome 6, rEreImb1.hap1, whole genome shotgun sequence genome contains:
- the NFKBIA gene encoding NF-kappa-B inhibitor alpha, with translation MFHPSCSPGGRRDLAMESRAEPLKKERQLGLLQDDRHDSGLGSMKEEEYELLVKELTDIRLQPQEEPGAPHQPAQPWQQQVTEDGDTFLHLAIIHEEKSWSVEVIRQVAANPAFLNFQNNLNQTPLHLAVITDQAEIAEILLKAGCDPEIRDFRGNTPLHIACEQGSLRAVGILTQYCPQHHLYSVLQSANYNGHTCLHLASIHGYLAIVEYLLSLGADVNAQEPCNGRTALHLAVDLQNSELVSLLVKHGADVNKVTYQGYSPYQLTWGRDSFSIQEQLKHLTTADLQMLPESEDEESCESESEFTEDEIMYDDCVIGGQQLAF